DNA from Pseudomonas mendocina:
TGGCGCTGCGCGGCGAGCACGGCGTAATCGGCCATGAACGCCGCCTGGTCGAGCTCCGGGCGCTGCGCCAGGTAGCGCTGCAGCAGTTGCGCCTGCAGTTCGCGTGGCACATCGCGCCGGGCGTCTTCGAGCAGCGACATCAGGTCGTAGGCACAGGCACCATGCAAGGCATCCTGGAAATCCAGCAGGCCGCAGGCAGCCACGCCGCTGCGCCCGTCCAAAAGCATCAGGTTATCGACGTGAAAATCGCGCAGCACCAGTGCCTCACGGCGTTGCGCAGCGTCGTCACAGAGGCCGTCGAACAGCCCCATGTAGGCGGCACGTAGCGATGAGGACGGCGCCGCCCCGAGCAGCAGCGGTGCATACCAGTCGATGAACAGGGCGAATTCGTCGGCCAGGCGTTTGTCGTCGTAGGCCGGCAACACCGCGCCCTGCTCGGCCGGCGCCGCGTGCAGCTGCGCCAGGCAATCCACCGCCAGCTCATACAGCGGCGCCTCGGCATGGCCGGCAGCGAGCAGACGGGTGTAGGTGCTGTGGCCAAAATCTTCGATCAGGGCCAGCCCTGCCGCCTCGTCGGCCGCCAGCACGCGCGGCGCCGACAGGCCCAGTTCGCGCAGCAACTCGGCAACCCGCAGGTAAGGCCGCAGCGGCTCGGACTGCGGCGGCGAATCCATCAGCAGCAGGTCGGCACCCGCCAGGCGGAAGTAGCGGCGCGCCGAAGCGTCCGCCGGCAACGCCTGCAGTTGCACCCCGGCATGCCAGTGGTCGGCGACGAAGGCCTCGCGCATCTGCGCGCGGGCATCCGTTTGAGAGGTCAGGACTGGATTCATGTCATCACCGGATCATGTAGACCTTTTTCACCGTCTCATGGACGGTGCACACCCCTTTCCAATCCTTGGGGAAGAAGGCGGCGGTGTCCGGGGTGATCTCGATCACTTCGCCCGACTCGTGCACGTAGGTGCAACGGCCTTCGAGGAAGTGGCAGAACTCGTCGCTGGTCACATGGCAGAACCACTTGCCCGGCGTGCAGTGCCAGATGCCGCATTCGGACTCACCGTTCGGGCCCTTGTGCAGCACCACGCCGCTGACGTGCGACTCGCCTTCGAGCATGGTCGGGATGATGCCCCAGTCCTTCAGCTCGGTGACTTCCAGTGGGCGGCGGATGATGGGAGTTGTCATGGTCGTGTACTCACTTTGTTCAAACGAAGCCGCGCCCACATGGACGCGGCAGAATCAGCCGGTTCAGACCAGCATGTAGGTATTGCGCAGGGTCTCGACGACCTCGCATTCGCCAGTCCAGCCAGCGGGGAACAGCACCAGGGTGTCGGCGCCAACCTCGATCACCTCGCCGTTGTCGCGGCGGTAGATGGCCACGCCCGACAGGAAGTGACACAGCTCGTCACGCGGAATGGACAACTTCCAAGTGCCAGGCGTGCACACCCAGAGGCCGACTTCCGGGCGATTGTCCGGGCCCTTGTGCAGCAGGCGGCCGCTGGAATGCGACTGCCCGGCGACGGCATCGGACTGGTAACCCCAGTCGACCAGATCGGCGTAGTCACGCGCGCCGACGATGCGTGGCGCGCTGGATTGCAGGATGGCTTCAGGCATTTTTGAGGATTCCATCGAGAATGTTGGCCGCGTCTTGCGGGCCCTTGCGCGAGGTCATGTACTCGCTGGTGCGCTTGAGGCGCGCGTTCATGTCGGCGTCGCCGACGCACAGCGCCAGTTTCTCGGCCAGCTCGGCGTGCTCCCAGTTGCTGCGGTGCATACGGAAGCCGTGGCCGCTTTCCTGGGCACGCATGGCGTTGTCATGGCCGTCCCAGACATAGGGCATGACGATGGCCGGCTTACCGAAGTACAGGCACTCGGTGAAGCTGTTGTTGCCACCGTGGTGGATGACTGCGTCGACTTGAGCAATTACCGACGGCTGCGGGTACCAGTTGGAGACGATCACGTTGTCCGGCAGGTCGCTGTACTCACTGACATGCTCGCCGACGTTGAACAGTGCGCGGTACGGCAGTTGGCCGATGCTGGCGATCAGGCGCTTGAGCAGGCCGACGTCGCCCGAACCGAGACTGCCGAAGCTGACATACAGCAGCGGCTTGTCGTTGTTCGCGCGGAACTCGGGGATCTCGTATGGCTTGTCCTGGCGCACGCAGCCCTGCAGGTAGTGGAAGGTGCGGCTCGGCAACGGGTAACGGCGCTCGAACTTGACCGGATCCGGGTACAGCAGCAGGTTCATCCACGGCGACTCTTCGAAGAAGGTGCCCAGCGGATAAGGGCGCTCGCCACACTCGTTGAGGAAGCGGTTGAAGTCGTCATGGATCGGTGTGATGACTTCCTCGAACTTGGCGCGGAAGCGCGCATGCCCAGCCTTGTCGTCGATGCTCATGCCCGATAGATACGGCGGGATATCCGGGTCTTCGACCTCGTTCTCCGAGCAGGAGATGATGCGCACCCACGGCTTGCCGTACTGCTTGATGGCCGGGAAGAGGATGACGTTGTCGACGCAGATCAGATCCGGCTTGATGCGGTCGAGAATCGCCGGCAACTCCTTCTGCGCCCACTTGCTGGTTTCGACGATGGCCGACCAGCACTCCTTGACGTAGTTATCGAGCTGGTCGATCGGCTCCTTGCCGAAGTTGGGGATATGGCCATTGATGAAGTCGGACCAGTAGCGCGCCATCTCGTCCGCCGGCATCGGCTCGGACATGTTCACGTAGTGCTCCTCGAAGCCGTAGGCCGAGTAGACCCCGGTCATGCCCGGGTCGGTCAGAAACACGGCCTTGTGCCCCAGGGCCTCGCAGGCCTGGGCGATGCCCACGGA
Protein-coding regions in this window:
- a CDS encoding aminoglycoside phosphotransferase family protein, which codes for MNPVLTSQTDARAQMREAFVADHWHAGVQLQALPADASARRYFRLAGADLLLMDSPPQSEPLRPYLRVAELLRELGLSAPRVLAADEAAGLALIEDFGHSTYTRLLAAGHAEAPLYELAVDCLAQLHAAPAEQGAVLPAYDDKRLADEFALFIDWYAPLLLGAAPSSSLRAAYMGLFDGLCDDAAQRREALVLRDFHVDNLMLLDGRSGVAACGLLDFQDALHGACAYDLMSLLEDARRDVPRELQAQLLQRYLAQRPELDQAAFMADYAVLAAQRHAKVLGIFVRLGQRDGKLGYLAHLPRVLRLFREALERPALHPLRDFLDCHLEGWRDDLPVAVLDGLRGQSL
- a CDS encoding cupin domain-containing protein → MTTPIIRRPLEVTELKDWGIIPTMLEGESHVSGVVLHKGPNGESECGIWHCTPGKWFCHVTSDEFCHFLEGRCTYVHESGEVIEITPDTAAFFPKDWKGVCTVHETVKKVYMIR
- a CDS encoding cupin domain-containing protein, producing MPEAILQSSAPRIVGARDYADLVDWGYQSDAVAGQSHSSGRLLHKGPDNRPEVGLWVCTPGTWKLSIPRDELCHFLSGVAIYRRDNGEVIEVGADTLVLFPAGWTGECEVVETLRNTYMLV
- a CDS encoding glycosyltransferase — protein: MSERKVIAFFPEAAYGPALNSVGIAQACEALGHKAVFLTDPGMTGVYSAYGFEEHYVNMSEPMPADEMARYWSDFINGHIPNFGKEPIDQLDNYVKECWSAIVETSKWAQKELPAILDRIKPDLICVDNVILFPAIKQYGKPWVRIISCSENEVEDPDIPPYLSGMSIDDKAGHARFRAKFEEVITPIHDDFNRFLNECGERPYPLGTFFEESPWMNLLLYPDPVKFERRYPLPSRTFHYLQGCVRQDKPYEIPEFRANNDKPLLYVSFGSLGSGDVGLLKRLIASIGQLPYRALFNVGEHVSEYSDLPDNVIVSNWYPQPSVIAQVDAVIHHGGNNSFTECLYFGKPAIVMPYVWDGHDNAMRAQESGHGFRMHRSNWEHAELAEKLALCVGDADMNARLKRTSEYMTSRKGPQDAANILDGILKNA